AATTATATCTGACAATCCATGAAATTATGTAACCTATCAAATTATAGTTTGctcagataattttttgatatttctgAATTAAACTCTCGTAATTAGGATACTTAATTAAGTGATTATTACTTAAAGAATAATGAgagactaaataaatataaataaattaattctagCTACATCAACTTCTCACAAATTGCTGCTAAATTAGTGCGCCAGGCACTGAAGGCAGAGTTCCGTACTGCTGCTGCAAAACGTGAGGACTCCAGCGTTAAATTTACTTTGTGGAAAGATGGGAAACCAGTCAGTAAGTACTCAttctaataacaattattattattacttatataaattcaataattcgattaattagtaattaaatataaatgctaagttcataatttaattttctagccgaaaaaatttgaatacatcgagtagtaagtttttaaatatttgaaaagtgtgaaaatttaacagaGTTATTTTcctaattaatttgaaattgtatgacaagatattaaaatgagtgtgaatgtaacagacatgaaaaattttatgaatttttatttatttattcaaaaatttaaaaaattcccactTATCAATTACATTCACAATCatggaataaaataacagGATTTTAGTTAAGACTTCAAAAAGTGTTCGGTTTTCCTCGGCCAtgttcgagaaaaaaaaattaattggcaACCCTGATTATAACGAGGGTTTGGCTGCTTGAACCAAAGGCTCGAGCTACCAACACCGAGTCTAAAGTCATGTTTTATcccattttaaaaatacttttactaATTACctgcatttaaatttataattaaaatatctgtcagtcgaaacaaaattataacgGAGTTTAAATTAACCCAGAGAGCATACTTTCGACTGaaactgattgattttaaatgcacgtgatataaaatttaaaaaaagcaacTATGTGAATGATTTAATATCTAACaaagttttattgtttttaataacatttattaacttatttattaatattataaactttttttttgtttgttcagAAGCCACATAAACAGCATCGCAGATCGGTAGAGAACTTCACTCATCCCACACCataattaccataaatataaattattaaaggatatatatttatatatatatattaccatCCGCaatggtaattaataaattttggccacaataaattaataaaattactaaattcgTCATCTTACAACCGGACAATGGGCTTTGCAGTGAACTAAAATCATGTATAAACacataagttaataaataaataaatataataaaatatgaatatcaattattaaaatttataataaattttattttttgaaaaatcttaCCGATAAATTCCGAGACAAGATCGTTGTCACCATCCCCGCGCATGGTTCCAGTTATCTCCTCATTCTCGACCATCGGCAAAAATAACTGGACGAACTCCAAAGTGTAGGGCGGAGCGATAGCTTCAAGTACTTCGGTAACAAAGTACCGGATTAATGAGATGTCAGTATCACCCTTCTGCCAGCACTGTTTTATGTAGCAGACAACCGGTACCACGCACCCGCGACTCAGTAAATTGACCATCCTATCGATCAACATCTTCTTCATCTCCAACTGGACCAAGATCTCCAGCTCATCTTGCTTGCTCTCAAACAGTTGGACGAGCAGCTGCAGGACCTTGGGGTGGAGTAAGTGGTGACAAGTGACAACTTCATCCAGCAACGCGAGATGGATTGGACAGTGCTCGGTGCTCAGTTTAAAGTACGAAGGCTCAGTGACAGTACACTCTACCCATCTGATGATCCCGACACTGACTACGGGAAAACGTATCGCTTGGTACAGAGTATTTAGCTCAGCAACCAGCTCTGTTGATCCCTTGTTGATATTACAGATATTGTGGACCTTCTCAATAGCTTGGATCGTCGTTTTTAACTCGtccttatttaattttctcgcGTTTCCTTTCTTGGGTAAGGTCTCGCAGACACTTGCCGCGTAGGCAAGTAAGTAAATGTACTTGGACTTATGCTCaggatttattttaacactggGTTTGAACAGAACATCAACAAGTAGTTCAAGAAACTGGGGATTTCTTACCAGTTCAATTGGCGGTGGCTCTGCTGATGAGTAATGTCGGTACAGAACAGAGATATCAGCAGGATTTAATGTATTTCTCGACAGCATTGAGGTCAATGCTTGACATGCTGCTGGACTACCAGCTGCACCATTCAACGCCATTGTTATCGGCGTGACATCATGTCGGTTCTGCTGTGCGCACTTGGTGATCTCTTGAGACAGTCTCTTCATCATGAACCCACCTCGTGGCTCTTGTGCTAAAATTTGTAGCAGTACTTGGCTGTACACGTAAGTATGCTGACCATGACAAACCATTTTAGCGCATTCTTGGATACTGTTCTGCCAGTTCTCGGTGTTTTGAAGGAACCCAGCGATCGCGGTCTTCAGAACACGGGAGAACACTTCGATCTGCTGAGCTGCCGTTGATATACTGGTGATTTCTCCTTGGAAACCGGCATCGGATATCAACTTTATGGTAAAATTCAGCATAAGACAGTCAGGATATTCCTCAGCTAGACGGTAAATCAACGACCTCCATGTCGGATGCTGTATCATTTCCGTCAGCCACGCAGGCGTTTCTCCTTCTTCAGTGAAAATCTTATCAGCTTTCTTAGGATCGAATGTCTTCAGAATCATgtcctttaaattattttctaccaTCGCTTGGACATCTGTCACTTTGACACCTGCTAAAATTAACCACTCGGCAAGCAGATTCGCCATTTGCGCGCATGCTGTGTAATTTTGTGACAACAATTCTATGACTTGTTCAGGATTTCCTCCAGTTTGAAAAtatctaattaaataacaataattaatagtgacaaataattataataaattttttaaatcgttaCCTTTTAAGCTGAGTAAATATTCCCGGCTCCATTATGTAATCtggtgttttaaatttatccaaaCATTGCTGGAGTACTTCCTGTGGATTATCGAGTACTTCTTCACTGCCTGGATCATCTCCACGATGCATGTCATCTCTCCAGCCCGCTCTATCATCATCGTAATCATTCGCCATCTGTTTTTcacacaaataatttattttaaatcaactaattaatcaatcacttatttttaaattaatttatcagtataattatagaatttattaataaataattgataattgtcgatttttaattgatagcGGATGTAAACAACGGAGTAAATTTAATGTTTGATGAATatcataactaaaaatttaaaaatatgtgaaaATTACCTCGTACAGGTacggattttaatttttattaaaaataatgaaatttattaaataattagttattattttaataaataaatcaaatttacaatttaagaGCACATTTGATCAACACAAAACTCTAACCTccaatttttgtatttaatttcgCGCCATCtagtttcaaatatttaaattaaactttttaatttttttttgtaattaaaaaaaattagaattaattaagacaatttcttaaaaaattattaaatatatatttattattacgaattttaaaaatcacattattaccataaaaaatattttgaatatttcgcgcgtaatttaaaaataaattttaatttatttaattaattaattaaaattacatttattaagacagatatataaatttgtaatatatattataatatattcatttacatatttaaatatttaattgacgcaaaaaaaaaccgcgcgaaaatatttaaatgacagCGCGCGTAATCGCGAGCATTTAAAACCGAACGGTTACGAATTTAtccgaataaaataaatcgtgTGTGGGATTGTGTTACAGccaagaataaaatatataaattta
This genomic window from Microplitis demolitor isolate Queensland-Clemson2020A chromosome 6, iyMicDemo2.1a, whole genome shotgun sequence contains:
- the LOC103575733 gene encoding protein stunted isoform X1, which translates into the protein MAAWRQAGLNYINFSQIAAKLVRQALKAEFRTAAAKREDSSVKFTLWKDGKPVTEKI
- the LOC103575732 gene encoding negative elongation factor D, which translates into the protein MANDYDDDRAGWRDDMHRGDDPGSEEVLDNPQEVLQQCLDKFKTPDYIMEPGIFTQLKRYFQTGGNPEQVIELLSQNYTACAQMANLLAEWLILAGVKVTDVQAMVENNLKDMILKTFDPKKADKIFTEEGETPAWLTEMIQHPTWRSLIYRLAEEYPDCLMLNFTIKLISDAGFQGEITSISTAAQQIEVFSRVLKTAIAGFLQNTENWQNSIQECAKMVCHGQHTYVYSQVLLQILAQEPRGGFMMKRLSQEITKCAQQNRHDVTPITMALNGAAGSPAACQALTSMLSRNTLNPADISVLYRHYSSAEPPPIELVRNPQFLELLVDVLFKPSVKINPEHKSKYIYLLAYAASVCETLPKKGNARKLNKDELKTTIQAIEKVHNICNINKGSTELVAELNTLYQAIRFPVVSVGIIRWVECTVTEPSYFKLSTEHCPIHLALLDEVVTCHHLLHPKVLQLLVQLFESKQDELEILVQLEMKKMLIDRMVNLLSRGCVVPVVCYIKQCWQKGDTDISLIRYFVTEVLEAIAPPYTLEFVQLFLPMVENEEITGTMRGDGDNDLVSEFIVHCKAHCPVVR
- the LOC103575733 gene encoding protein stunted isoform X2; the protein is MAAWRQAGLNYINFSQIAAKLVRQALKAEFRTAAAKREDSSVKFTLWKDGKPVKAT